One genomic window of Magnolia sinica isolate HGM2019 chromosome 3, MsV1, whole genome shotgun sequence includes the following:
- the LOC131239799 gene encoding cellulose synthase-like protein G2 isoform X1 gives MVDKEQAKMPMLVYVSHEKKRSYPHHFKAGALNVLEERGRPLQWTNQVVDKKQAERYEKEIFDFQGATLMLVPLITLAILNMVCLIGWVFKVIVRGSYDEMFGQIFLTSFILVNSYPLY, from the exons ATGGTAGACAAGGAACAAGCTAAGATGCCAATGCTTGTATATGTTTCTCATGAAAAGAAACGTTCCTATCCTCACCACTTCAAAGCCGGCGCCCTGAATGTCCT GGAAGAACGGGGCCGGCCACTTCAATGGACCAATCAAGTAGTTGACAAAAAACAAGCTGAAAGATATGAGAAGGAGATATTCGATTTCCAAGGTGCAACCCTTATGCTTGTCCCTCTGATTACTCTAGCCATTCTAAACATGGTATGCTTAATTGGATGGGTCTTCAAAGTAATTGTAAGGGGAAGCTACGATGAGATGTTCGGACAGATCTTTCTCACATCCTTCATACTGGTTAACAGCTATCCACTGTATTAA